From Bacillus sp. FSL K6-3431, the proteins below share one genomic window:
- a CDS encoding glycosyltransferase family 4 protein — MRVLQIACGVSYTDIYYNLFSALKQKDIDFEVYIPQHKGDSVQNITKSEFPFLFYSNKIIRSYDKLLYFSKIRRMTKDVETNFNLSKISLIHSHSLFSDGAVAYEIFKKYNIPYIVAIRDTDVNQYFRKGIHLRKFAVNILRNASHVIFLSKPYRDKVLNKYIPDKYQNEIMKKSKIIPNGIDNYWLNNKSSSKSRVDNNIRLIYVGQIIKRKNIMKIIEASNLLKDKYNKKVSIVLIGKKKDEKYFKKISRKGSFEYIPYLPKEHLISYYRKSDVFVMPSKTETFGLVYAEAMSQGLPVIYSRGQGFDGQFNEGEIGYSVEAKNKQDIATKIIRILDDVTLIRRNCIERVDKFNWDTIAQDYQNLYYQVLD; from the coding sequence ATGAGAGTACTTCAAATTGCGTGTGGAGTAAGTTATACAGATATATATTACAATCTATTTTCAGCTTTAAAGCAAAAGGATATTGATTTTGAGGTTTATATTCCACAGCATAAAGGTGATTCAGTCCAAAATATAACTAAAAGTGAATTTCCTTTTTTATTTTATTCAAATAAAATAATTAGGTCTTATGATAAACTTTTGTACTTTAGTAAAATACGTAGAATGACTAAGGATGTTGAAACGAATTTCAACCTATCAAAGATATCATTAATTCATTCACATAGCCTATTTAGTGACGGTGCAGTGGCATACGAAATATTTAAAAAGTATAATATTCCTTATATAGTAGCCATAAGAGACACCGATGTTAATCAGTATTTTCGTAAAGGAATTCATTTACGAAAATTTGCCGTAAACATTTTACGTAATGCTAGTCATGTGATTTTCCTATCAAAACCATATAGAGATAAAGTGTTAAATAAATACATTCCTGATAAATACCAAAATGAAATTATGAAAAAATCAAAAATAATACCTAATGGAATTGATAACTATTGGCTCAATAATAAAAGTAGTAGTAAATCAAGAGTTGATAATAACATTCGATTAATATATGTAGGTCAAATAATAAAGAGAAAAAATATAATGAAAATAATTGAAGCTTCTAATTTACTAAAAGATAAGTATAATAAAAAAGTTAGCATAGTATTGATTGGAAAGAAAAAAGATGAGAAATATTTTAAAAAAATTTCTAGAAAGGGATCGTTTGAGTATATCCCATATTTACCTAAAGAACATTTAATATCATACTATAGAAAATCAGATGTTTTTGTAATGCCATCCAAAACTGAAACCTTTGGATTAGTATATGCCGAGGCCATGAGTCAAGGACTTCCAGTTATTTATTCCAGAGGACAAGGATTTGATGGACAATTCAATGAAGGTGAAATAGGTTACAGTGTAGAGGCTAAAAATAAACAAGATATTGCAACGAAAATTATCAGGATTTTAGACGACGTGACATTGATCAGACGTAATTGTATAGAGAGAGTAGATAAATTCAATTGGGATACAATAGCACAAGATTATCAAAACTTATATTACCAGGTATTAGATTAA
- a CDS encoding NAD-dependent epimerase/dehydratase family protein — protein sequence MKKILITGSNSYVGRSLEKWLGNDSGKYLIDFISLRNDSWREKDFSEYDVVFHAAGIAHVSSDPKMEEIYYNVNCDLTIETAKKAKADGVKQFIFMSSIIVYGDSNGKKIVIDENTIPMPSNFYGNSKLQAEKGLKPLGSDNFKVAILRPPMIYGKGSKGNYPKLAKVAQKLPFFPDIDNQRSMLHIDNLCEFIRFIIENEESGLYFPQNREYVKTSEMVRLIAKARGRRIKLVKVFNPILKLMSLKIGIINKVFGNLVYEKRMSTYKENYQIRDLGESIMQTEKDIIENNNIDILLMSDNSLETVGGEQESTKIIIQGIKELFTVGVIQPGEIKRPLFGAEYYQLTLHTRIKHLIKQPISFLKYILKVRKVVNNKTPQVIHTQAQVSFFIIALLSKFRLISKNTSIIHTERGLYTKYNRLIKQVFHFFIKELDVLVTTTEFNMKYWKDAIHSRGVNLDFKVIENTAGELFEIYDKSLEKSGSDNLVIGFAGRYCDWKNWPLAVEICKNLNVLLGEKLYVKMAVGCLDDKAVRDTKNMFVKLDGFLGNRFKGEINIDMKAMDKFYYDLDVFVLTSNYNTESFGRTLVEAMSRRTIVLTTNAGGSVEVVGDNRNVCETADEFINQILHFFKNTDIMESEKEKNYIRAKRVYSLKNNIDKHIKMYTDILD from the coding sequence ATGAAAAAAATACTGATAACCGGTTCCAATAGTTATGTTGGTAGAAGTCTAGAAAAATGGCTGGGAAATGATTCAGGAAAGTATTTAATAGATTTCATTAGTTTAAGAAATGACTCTTGGAGAGAAAAGGATTTCTCGGAATATGATGTTGTGTTTCATGCAGCTGGAATAGCGCACGTCTCATCAGATCCTAAAATGGAAGAAATATATTATAATGTGAACTGTGATCTTACAATAGAGACTGCTAAAAAGGCAAAGGCAGATGGCGTTAAGCAGTTTATTTTTATGAGCAGTATTATTGTCTATGGAGATAGCAATGGTAAGAAAATAGTCATTGATGAAAATACTATACCTATGCCAAGTAACTTTTATGGTAATAGCAAGCTACAAGCAGAAAAAGGTCTAAAGCCTTTAGGTAGCGATAACTTCAAGGTAGCTATTCTCAGACCACCTATGATTTACGGGAAAGGATCTAAAGGCAATTATCCAAAGTTGGCAAAAGTAGCTCAAAAACTCCCTTTTTTTCCCGACATTGATAATCAGCGTAGTATGCTCCATATAGATAATCTTTGTGAGTTCATAAGGTTCATAATTGAGAACGAAGAGAGTGGGTTGTACTTTCCACAAAATAGAGAGTACGTTAAGACAAGTGAAATGGTAAGGTTGATAGCTAAGGCGCGTGGGAGGAGGATCAAACTAGTAAAGGTATTCAATCCAATATTGAAATTGATGAGCTTAAAGATAGGCATAATTAATAAGGTATTTGGTAATTTAGTTTATGAGAAGAGAATGAGCACTTATAAGGAGAATTATCAAATTAGGGATTTGGGAGAGTCAATTATGCAGACAGAAAAAGATATTATAGAAAATAATAATATAGATATATTATTGATGAGTGATAACAGCTTGGAAACTGTAGGAGGAGAGCAGGAATCAACTAAAATAATTATTCAAGGAATAAAGGAACTTTTTACAGTTGGAGTTATACAACCAGGTGAGATAAAAAGGCCTTTGTTTGGTGCTGAATATTATCAGCTCACCTTACACACTAGAATTAAGCATTTAATAAAGCAACCAATATCTTTTTTGAAATATATCTTGAAGGTTAGAAAAGTAGTCAATAATAAAACCCCACAAGTAATTCATACTCAGGCACAAGTAAGTTTTTTTATTATCGCTTTATTGAGTAAGTTTAGACTAATTTCCAAAAATACAAGTATTATACACACAGAAAGAGGATTATACACAAAGTATAATAGATTGATCAAGCAAGTTTTTCACTTTTTTATAAAAGAACTTGATGTTCTAGTAACAACTACTGAGTTTAATATGAAGTATTGGAAAGATGCTATTCATAGTAGAGGAGTGAATTTAGATTTTAAAGTAATTGAAAATACTGCTGGAGAATTATTTGAAATTTATGACAAAAGCCTTGAAAAATCAGGTTCGGATAATTTAGTAATTGGCTTTGCTGGGCGTTATTGTGATTGGAAGAATTGGCCGTTAGCTGTGGAAATATGCAAGAATTTAAATGTTTTGTTAGGTGAGAAATTATATGTAAAGATGGCTGTAGGATGTTTAGACGATAAGGCCGTAAGGGATACAAAAAATATGTTTGTCAAACTAGATGGATTTTTGGGTAATCGTTTTAAAGGAGAAATAAATATTGATATGAAAGCTATGGATAAGTTTTATTATGATCTAGATGTTTTTGTCCTAACCTCTAATTATAATACTGAATCTTTTGGTAGAACTTTAGTCGAAGCAATGAGTAGAAGGACTATTGTATTGACAACTAATGCAGGTGGTTCAGTAGAGGTAGTAGGGGATAATAGAAATGTCTGTGAAACAGCAGATGAATTTATAAATCAAATATTACACTTTTTTAAAAACACTGACATTATGGAGAGTGAAAAGGAAAAAAACTATATTAGAGCTAAGCGAGTATATTCACTTAAGAATAATATAGATAAGCATATAAAAATGTATACAGATATTTTAGATTAA
- a CDS encoding nucleoside-diphosphate sugar epimerase/dehydratase codes for MTYQKRVPLLMLLDSIIVMFSIYVGYFILHPYSDFYTSKLLLISSLILLISHHVFAFVYRLYHKAWEYASVGELWMIAKAITFSILTAGIAQAIGVGHVYVRVLLITWMLHMLLIGGSRYSWRMYRDRYMKSKNKKSRTLIVGAGSAGTTVARQLLTSHDVELVPVAFVDDDPRKLKLEMYGLMVCGQIENIPEIVKGQHIKDIIIAIPSLSKKEVRRIYEVCAQTEAKVKIMPMIEDVMTGKVSVSALRNVEVEDLLGREPVELDISAISETISGSTVMVTGAGGSIGSEICRQICKFNPSKLILLGHGEFSIYTIDMELRPKYKKEIEIIPVIADVQDRNRIFEVMEQYEPDVVYHAAAHKHVPLMEANPREAVKNNIFGTKNVAEAAETFGVKSFVLVSTDKAVNPPNVMGATKRVAEMIIQNLAKESNTKFVAVRFGNVLGSRGSVIPLFKKQIETGGPVTVTHEDMTRYFMTIPEASRLVIQAGTLAGGGEVFVLDMGEPVKISDLAKNLITLSGYTIEEIGIQYSGIRPGEKMFEELLNENEVQKEQVFPKIHIGKAEPMERTELFQMVENLRSVELEEMKEQLINAANIKNSKELVAKSS; via the coding sequence TTGACTTATCAAAAGCGTGTGCCGCTCTTGATGCTACTAGATTCAATTATCGTAATGTTTTCTATTTATGTTGGATACTTTATATTGCATCCGTACTCAGATTTCTATACATCTAAATTATTGTTAATAAGTTCGCTTATTTTATTGATCAGTCACCATGTGTTTGCGTTTGTCTACAGGCTGTACCATAAGGCTTGGGAGTATGCGAGTGTCGGAGAATTATGGATGATTGCAAAGGCAATTACTTTTTCAATCCTCACAGCGGGTATAGCACAAGCTATTGGTGTTGGACATGTCTACGTACGGGTCTTATTAATAACTTGGATGCTACATATGCTACTCATTGGTGGTTCACGCTATTCGTGGAGAATGTATCGTGATCGCTATATGAAATCAAAAAATAAAAAAAGCAGGACACTTATTGTTGGGGCGGGATCAGCTGGAACAACGGTTGCTAGGCAATTATTGACTAGCCATGATGTAGAATTAGTTCCAGTAGCCTTTGTTGACGATGATCCGCGGAAACTCAAACTTGAGATGTACGGTTTGATGGTGTGTGGACAAATTGAAAACATACCAGAGATAGTGAAAGGTCAACATATCAAGGATATTATTATTGCAATTCCATCGCTTTCTAAAAAGGAAGTTAGACGTATTTACGAAGTGTGCGCACAAACAGAGGCGAAGGTGAAAATTATGCCAATGATAGAAGACGTAATGACCGGGAAAGTATCTGTTAGTGCTTTGCGTAATGTGGAAGTAGAAGACTTATTAGGTCGAGAACCAGTAGAACTGGATATTAGTGCGATTTCAGAAACGATATCTGGATCAACGGTGATGGTAACAGGTGCTGGTGGGTCGATTGGGTCAGAAATTTGCCGACAAATTTGCAAATTTAATCCGAGTAAACTTATACTCTTAGGCCATGGAGAATTTAGCATTTATACAATTGATATGGAATTACGACCTAAATATAAAAAGGAAATTGAAATTATACCCGTGATCGCTGATGTGCAAGACAGAAATCGAATATTTGAGGTAATGGAACAATACGAACCTGATGTTGTCTACCATGCGGCGGCACATAAACATGTGCCATTAATGGAGGCTAATCCAAGAGAGGCTGTTAAAAACAATATATTCGGAACGAAAAATGTTGCGGAAGCAGCGGAGACTTTTGGTGTGAAATCTTTTGTTCTAGTATCTACGGATAAAGCAGTTAATCCTCCAAATGTGATGGGAGCGACAAAACGCGTTGCCGAAATGATTATTCAAAACTTGGCGAAAGAAAGTAATACGAAATTTGTAGCAGTGCGATTTGGGAATGTACTTGGAAGCCGTGGAAGTGTTATTCCTTTATTCAAAAAGCAAATTGAAACTGGAGGGCCTGTTACTGTTACCCATGAGGATATGACACGCTATTTTATGACAATTCCGGAAGCATCGAGACTTGTTATTCAAGCTGGGACACTCGCAGGAGGTGGCGAAGTATTCGTACTTGATATGGGTGAACCTGTAAAAATATCAGACTTGGCTAAAAACCTAATCACACTTTCTGGATATACAATAGAAGAGATAGGAATTCAGTACAGTGGAATCCGTCCAGGGGAAAAGATGTTTGAGGAATTGTTGAATGAGAATGAAGTGCAGAAAGAGCAGGTGTTTCCGAAGATTCATATTGGAAAAGCAGAGCCGATGGAGAGGACAGAATTGTTTCAGATGGTCGAAAATCTACGATCTGTTGAACTTGAAGAGATGAAAGAACAATTAATTAACGCAGCCAATATCAAAAATTCAAAGGAGTTAGTTGCAAAAAGTAGCTAA
- a CDS encoding glycosyltransferase family 4 protein, which yields MQDVDNICFIVPNYPTHNDPVYTFVKELVCSIADLGIRCTVIAPQSITNLIYKRKRRRPYYWQDISDGNNKVDIYQPISLSFADFRIFGMSPTRFFSERAIIKTFDKINISPNVLYAHFWHSGVTAGIIGKKYNLPVFVATGESKIWVKNLYREKKLYLNLEQTKGVISVSTKNMQESIDLKLTSKQKVEVIPNSINNKLFFPMNKTAVRKKLGFNQEDFIVAYIGAFSHRKGVLRLSEAIEKVPGVKSIFIGSGNLKVDCEGVLFSGRLPHDQIVNYLNAADVFVLPTLAEGCCNAIIEAMACGLPIISSDASFNDDILNEQNSIRVDSSNTSQIANAIKYLKDHPVNRTEMANASLRAAKELEISNRANRIIDFINRMVD from the coding sequence ATGCAGGATGTAGATAATATTTGTTTTATTGTTCCTAATTATCCGACCCACAACGATCCAGTATATACATTTGTAAAAGAACTTGTATGTTCAATTGCGGATTTAGGCATTAGATGTACTGTTATCGCACCTCAAAGTATTACAAATTTAATTTATAAGAGAAAGAGAAGAAGACCATATTATTGGCAGGATATTAGCGATGGAAATAATAAAGTCGATATCTATCAACCTATTAGCTTATCATTTGCTGATTTTCGAATATTTGGAATGAGTCCTACTAGATTCTTCAGTGAACGTGCAATAATTAAGACTTTCGACAAAATAAATATTAGTCCAAATGTTCTATATGCTCATTTTTGGCATAGTGGTGTAACTGCCGGGATTATAGGAAAAAAGTATAATTTACCTGTTTTCGTCGCTACAGGTGAGAGTAAAATTTGGGTTAAAAACCTTTATAGAGAAAAAAAATTATATTTAAATTTGGAACAGACAAAAGGGGTAATTTCGGTATCCACCAAAAATATGCAAGAAAGTATTGATCTAAAACTTACATCTAAACAAAAAGTGGAAGTAATACCTAATTCGATAAACAATAAGTTGTTTTTTCCAATGAATAAAACAGCAGTCAGAAAAAAACTGGGATTCAATCAAGAAGATTTTATTGTGGCTTACATAGGTGCTTTTAGTCATAGAAAAGGTGTTTTGAGATTATCTGAAGCTATTGAAAAAGTTCCAGGTGTAAAATCTATATTTATAGGATCTGGTAATTTAAAAGTTGACTGCGAAGGTGTTCTCTTTTCAGGAAGATTACCTCATGACCAAATAGTAAATTATTTGAATGCAGCGGATGTTTTTGTTTTGCCTACACTTGCTGAGGGATGTTGTAATGCTATTATTGAAGCAATGGCATGTGGGTTACCGATAATATCATCAGACGCCTCATTTAACGACGATATTTTGAATGAACAAAATTCTATTAGAGTAGATAGTAGCAATACTTCTCAAATTGCCAATGCAATTAAGTATTTAAAGGATCATCCCGTTAATCGTACAGAAATGGCTAATGCTTCATTAAGGGCTGCAAAAGAATTAGAAATTAGTAACAGAGCAAACAGGATTATCGACTTTATTAACAGAATGGTGGACTAA
- the galU gene encoding UTP--glucose-1-phosphate uridylyltransferase GalU has translation MKTVKKAIIPAAGLGTRFLPATKAMPKEMLPIVDKPTIQYIVEEAIASGIEDIIIVTGKGKRAIEDHFDNNFELEDNLVKKEKFDLLDKVNQSSKVDIHYIRQKDPKGLGHAVWCARKFIGDEPFAVLLGDDIVQAETPGLRQLIQQYEETQSSVVGVQQVPEEETHRYGIVDPGTIEGRRYEVNNFVEKPQKGTAPSNLAIMGRYILTPEIFTFLDKQEIGAGGEIQLTDAIQKLNELQKVYAYDFEGKRYDVGEKLGFIKTTIEMALQDDELREELLTFLEEVKEKSGVVL, from the coding sequence GTGAAAACAGTAAAAAAAGCAATTATCCCAGCAGCGGGTCTAGGGACTCGGTTTTTGCCAGCAACAAAGGCAATGCCGAAGGAAATGCTGCCAATAGTAGATAAACCGACAATTCAATATATAGTAGAAGAGGCAATTGCCTCTGGAATTGAAGACATTATTATTGTCACAGGCAAAGGAAAACGTGCGATTGAAGATCATTTCGATAATAATTTTGAATTGGAAGATAATCTTGTGAAAAAGGAAAAGTTTGACTTGCTTGATAAAGTGAACCAATCCTCGAAAGTAGATATTCATTATATTCGTCAAAAAGATCCAAAAGGTCTAGGCCATGCAGTGTGGTGTGCACGTAAGTTTATTGGCGACGAACCATTTGCTGTACTTTTAGGGGATGATATTGTCCAAGCGGAAACTCCCGGTCTCAGACAATTGATTCAACAATATGAAGAGACGCAAAGTTCGGTTGTTGGAGTACAACAAGTCCCAGAAGAAGAAACACATCGTTACGGGATTGTTGACCCAGGTACAATTGAAGGTCGCCGTTATGAAGTAAATAATTTTGTGGAAAAGCCCCAAAAAGGAACTGCTCCTTCTAATCTTGCAATTATGGGGCGATATATACTAACACCGGAAATATTCACCTTTTTAGATAAACAAGAAATAGGTGCGGGGGGCGAGATTCAACTTACAGATGCAATCCAGAAGTTGAATGAGTTACAAAAGGTATATGCCTATGATTTTGAAGGAAAAAGGTATGATGTTGGGGAGAAATTAGGGTTTATAAAAACAACAATTGAGATGGCATTGCAGGATGATGAATTGCGAGAAGAGTTACTTACTTTTCTTGAGGAAGTTAAGGAGAAAAGTGGAGTAGTCTTGTAA
- a CDS encoding sugar transferase: protein MYLKMKRLIDIILSLIGLVVLSPILLILILAIKMDSKGPVLFKQKRIGINKTHFNILKFRTMRIDTPKDTPTHLLDNPDQYITKMGKFLRKTSLDELPQIWNIFVGQMSIIGPRPALWNQYDLIAERDVYGANDIPPGLTGWAQINGRDELPIKVKSKLDGEYVEKISFSMDIKCFFGTIVSVVKRDGVVEGGTGRKKEVTSSKGSISR, encoded by the coding sequence ATGTATTTAAAGATGAAAAGATTAATAGATATTATTCTTTCTTTAATTGGACTTGTTGTGTTATCACCTATATTATTAATTTTAATCTTGGCTATTAAAATGGATTCAAAAGGTCCAGTGTTATTTAAACAAAAAAGGATTGGCATTAATAAAACACATTTTAATATATTGAAATTTCGTACTATGAGAATAGATACGCCAAAGGATACTCCCACTCATTTATTAGATAATCCCGATCAGTATATCACAAAGATGGGCAAGTTTTTGAGAAAAACTTCATTAGATGAGCTTCCTCAAATTTGGAATATATTTGTTGGACAGATGAGTATTATTGGTCCAAGACCGGCATTGTGGAACCAGTACGATCTGATAGCAGAACGTGATGTATATGGTGCTAATGATATACCGCCAGGGCTTACTGGGTGGGCACAGATTAATGGCAGAGACGAGCTACCTATAAAAGTGAAGTCCAAACTGGATGGTGAGTATGTAGAGAAGATAAGCTTCAGTATGGATATAAAGTGTTTCTTCGGAACTATAGTGAGTGTTGTTAAGAGGGATGGAGTCGTTGAAGGCGGGACTGGTAGAAAGAAAGAAGTGACTAGTAGTAAGGGGTCAATATCAAGATGA
- a CDS encoding CpsD/CapB family tyrosine-protein kinase, protein MALKKQVKELVNTKRKLIAMLNPKSPVSEQYRTIRTNIEFSAIDEEIRTLMVTSTGPGEGKSTTTANLAIVFAQQGKKVLLVDADMRKPTVQYTFSMNNLYGLTNVLTRKMSVNESVKASKLEGLDILTSGPIPPNPAELLSSKAMKYFFEEALDLYDIVIFDTPPVLAVTDAQVLSNQCDGTILVISSGNTDVENAQKTKELLHSAKAKLLGVVLNNKKMTNNDYHYYYGNE, encoded by the coding sequence TTGGCTCTTAAAAAACAAGTAAAAGAATTGGTTAATACGAAGCGTAAGTTAATTGCCATGCTTAATCCCAAGTCACCGGTTTCTGAACAATATCGAACAATTCGTACAAATATTGAGTTTTCTGCAATTGATGAAGAAATTCGTACGTTGATGGTGACTTCTACAGGTCCTGGGGAGGGTAAATCGACGACGACAGCTAACCTAGCGATTGTGTTTGCTCAACAAGGGAAAAAAGTACTGCTTGTTGATGCCGACATGAGAAAGCCGACAGTGCAATATACGTTTAGCATGAATAATCTATATGGTCTGACAAATGTGTTAACACGTAAAATGAGCGTAAATGAGTCAGTCAAAGCGTCAAAATTGGAAGGCTTGGATATACTGACTTCTGGGCCAATTCCGCCAAATCCAGCAGAATTATTAAGCTCAAAAGCAATGAAATATTTCTTTGAAGAAGCATTAGATCTATACGATATTGTTATTTTTGATACGCCACCTGTTCTTGCTGTTACGGATGCGCAAGTATTATCAAATCAATGTGATGGAACAATCCTTGTTATTTCTAGCGGAAATACAGATGTGGAGAATGCACAGAAGACAAAAGAGTTGCTGCATTCAGCAAAAGCGAAGTTGCTTGGTGTCGTCTTGAATAACAAAAAAATGACGAATAATGATTATCATTACTATTATGGAAATGAATAA
- a CDS encoding tyrosine-protein phosphatase, with amino-acid sequence MIDIHCHILPGIDDGARDLGDSLAMAKQAVKEGIHTIIATPHHKNGSYNNYKAEIIQRTEELNDALQSENINLSILPGQETRIYGDILEDYEAGEILTLGNASNYLFIELPSNHVPRYTNRLCFDLQMKGLTPVIVHPERNVELIEHPDKLYKLVQDGVATQITAGSFTGYFGKKIQKFTFDLIESNLTHFLASDAHNITKRSFKMEVAHELLEKKYGTDSLYYFMDNAELVIAGKDIDRDIPTPIKRKKILGFF; translated from the coding sequence ATGATTGATATTCACTGTCATATTTTACCAGGTATTGATGACGGAGCCCGTGATCTTGGCGATAGCTTAGCAATGGCAAAACAAGCGGTAAAAGAAGGTATCCATACGATCATCGCTACTCCTCATCATAAAAATGGCTCTTACAATAATTACAAAGCTGAAATCATACAAAGAACAGAAGAGTTAAATGATGCTTTACAATCAGAAAATATTAATCTTTCGATCTTACCTGGGCAGGAAACACGCATTTATGGTGATATATTAGAAGACTATGAAGCTGGCGAAATTTTGACTCTAGGTAATGCATCAAACTACTTATTCATTGAATTACCATCGAATCACGTTCCTCGCTATACAAATCGACTTTGCTTTGATTTACAAATGAAAGGATTAACTCCTGTCATTGTTCATCCAGAGCGGAATGTAGAACTCATCGAACATCCAGACAAATTGTATAAACTCGTACAAGATGGGGTAGCAACGCAAATTACCGCCGGAAGTTTTACGGGATATTTCGGTAAAAAAATCCAGAAGTTCACCTTTGACCTGATAGAATCCAATCTGACCCACTTCCTTGCTTCAGATGCGCATAATATCACAAAGCGTAGCTTTAAAATGGAAGTAGCACATGAACTACTAGAAAAGAAATACGGAACCGATTCCTTATATTACTTTATGGATAATGCGGAATTGGTTATAGCTGGTAAGGATATAGATAGAGACATTCCAACACCGATCAAGAGAAAGAAAATACTAGGATTCTTCTAA
- a CDS encoding SGNH/GDSL hydrolase family protein: MRTALTYLAIIACGIFLVSGYLYWKEQTNNAVGTNEKAGPVVSNKESDEKKTTKTSADPNLLLMTGNWPEKAQETFEEAIDVGRTYKVAIVGSAALGKDNNGWSDMLKEELVAIYGKNNLEISIFEYPVRSDQFIAEGYDEEVAAYKPDLILFEPFNLNDNGNLGTSENHENIMSVIKTLEKANEKAVVILQPPHPVVSTIYPSQVDELKDFAEEQELVYLDHWPNWPDTDDETLNDYLMDPASAPNEKGHELWFKFLKEYFISDK, encoded by the coding sequence ATGCGTACGGCATTAACGTATTTAGCCATTATAGCCTGTGGGATATTTCTGGTTAGCGGTTACCTTTATTGGAAAGAGCAAACAAATAATGCAGTTGGAACCAACGAAAAAGCTGGGCCGGTCGTTTCAAACAAAGAAAGTGACGAAAAAAAAACCACAAAAACGTCCGCTGATCCAAACTTACTCTTAATGACAGGTAATTGGCCCGAAAAAGCACAAGAGACTTTTGAAGAAGCAATAGATGTAGGACGCACTTATAAAGTAGCGATTGTTGGTTCTGCCGCATTGGGAAAAGATAATAATGGCTGGTCTGACATGTTGAAGGAAGAATTAGTTGCTATATATGGAAAAAATAACTTGGAAATATCTATATTTGAATATCCAGTAAGATCAGATCAATTTATCGCTGAAGGATATGATGAAGAAGTAGCAGCATACAAACCTGACCTCATATTGTTTGAGCCTTTTAATTTAAATGATAATGGGAACCTTGGCACTTCGGAAAACCATGAGAACATTATGAGTGTGATAAAAACATTAGAAAAAGCAAACGAGAAAGCAGTCGTTATTTTGCAGCCCCCACATCCAGTTGTCTCCACTATATACCCATCGCAAGTGGATGAGCTAAAAGATTTTGCGGAAGAACAAGAACTTGTTTATTTAGATCACTGGCCAAACTGGCCTGATACAGATGACGAGACGTTAAATGACTATTTAATGGATCCAGCAAGCGCACCAAATGAAAAGGGTCATGAGCTTTGGTTTAAGTTTTTAAAGGAATATTTTATATCTGATAAGTGA
- a CDS encoding YveK family protein — MEETISLKELMQTLRKRMNLIVLITLAAVVVSGAVSFFVLTPIYQSSTQLLVNQEKSDQPIYNPAEIQTNLQLINTYNVIMKSPAILDIVIEDLGLDMSVGQLNEKVSVQSEKDSQVVNVTVQDPSPHQAAEIANKVAEVFQKEIGSIMNVNNVSILAKAEVGENTSPVKPQPVLNIAIALVVGAMAGIGVAFLLEYLDNTIKTEQDVEKLLELPVLGAIATFDDQKEIRSTRLDRKSKVRGETVGS, encoded by the coding sequence ATGGAAGAAACAATCAGCTTGAAAGAGCTTATGCAAACCTTACGTAAGCGAATGAATTTAATTGTACTTATAACATTGGCAGCGGTAGTAGTTAGTGGAGCTGTCAGTTTTTTTGTGCTGACACCAATCTATCAATCATCTACACAATTACTAGTAAACCAGGAGAAAAGTGATCAGCCAATATATAATCCAGCAGAGATTCAAACAAATTTGCAGTTGATCAACACATATAATGTCATTATGAAAAGTCCGGCCATTCTTGATATCGTTATTGAAGATCTTGGACTAGATATGTCGGTTGGACAGCTAAATGAAAAAGTTTCCGTTCAAAGTGAAAAGGATTCACAAGTTGTTAACGTGACTGTACAGGATCCAAGTCCACACCAAGCAGCGGAGATTGCGAATAAAGTGGCGGAAGTATTTCAAAAAGAAATTGGCAGTATTATGAATGTTAATAATGTCAGTATTTTAGCAAAAGCGGAAGTTGGAGAAAATACCTCTCCTGTAAAGCCACAACCAGTGTTGAATATAGCGATCGCATTAGTTGTTGGCGCAATGGCAGGAATCGGCGTAGCATTCTTGCTTGAATATTTGGATAATACAATAAAAACAGAGCAAGATGTGGAGAAACTATTAGAATTGCCAGTACTTGGAGCAATAGCCACATTTGATGATCAGAAGGAAATTCGATCAACTAGATTAGACCGGAAATCGAAAGTAAGGGGTGAAACAGTTGGCTCTTAA